GCGACTCCAGTCGTAGCTGAAGCCGAGCGATTTGAGCTGACGGCGGTAGGTGTTGATGTTCTGCTCAGCCGTAACGGAAGGGTGCGTGCCCGTTTTAATTGCATACTGTTCGGCAGGAAGGCCAAAACTATCCCACCCCATTGGATGGAGCACATTAAACCCTTGCTGCCTCTTATATCGGGCTAAGATGTCGGTCGCGGTATAGCCAGTGACGTGACCTACATGCAGACCTGCCCCGGATGGGTAAGGGAACATATCTAATATGTAGTACTTTGGTTTTGAGTGGTCGACGTCGACTTTAAAGGTCTCTTGGTCTTCCCAAAACTTCTGCCACTTCTTCTCTATGCGAATATGGTCGTAGCGCGGCCTGTCCATCTCTTTCTCACAATATGTTTTACAAACCCGCTAATATAACAAGATCTTGGAATTTCCGCTTTAAATATTTGCCATAAATGATTCTTGTCGTTATCTTACTTTATTATGGATCCACAAAGGATCTGTTTTTACAAACGGTGTGTCGATTTATGTTAGAAACAATCGCTCTTAAGAAAAATAAAGTTGTTCTTTCAGACTATAACTACCAGAGAGATATTGAGAATCGCTTGCTCATGGCTCAATTCTCCTCCCTCGATATCTCCGTTTTAGAAGAGATCCTATACAGTTCATTAAGTATTTCACTGAAAAAGCTCGCTAAGAACATCTCTGCTAGTGAAAAAGAGGTGCGGCCTATTGTTCAGAAGCTAAGCCAGACAGGTCTTCTAACACTTGATGGGGACGTGATCACCGTAGACAAAGAGATGCGCAAATATTACGAGGCGCAGATCGATAAGTTCGATGAGGACTTCTGCCCTGGCATAGAGTACCTACTCGGCCTACTCCGTAAGGTGCCTATTCACATCCTTCCTACCTGGTACTCGATCCCTCGCACATCGAACAATATTTTTGATTCTATTATTGAAAAGCACCTACAGACACCTCAAATTTTTCTTAGGTACTGTTCTGAACTCAATTTGACAGATCCTCTTCTTAACTCTATCGTCGAAGTGGTCTATAACTCCCCAGACTATAAAGTGCGCGCCGATGAGCTTATTGAAAAATTTAATCTTACTCCTCAACAGTTCGAAGAGTCGATCCTGCTTTTGGAATTCAATTTTCTCTGCTGCTTAGGCTATCAAAAAAATGATGACATTTGGGAAGAGGTAGTCACTCCTTTCCACGAGTGGCGTGAGTATCTCCTCTTTCAGAGAGACTCAAAGACCCCATCAATTCCCAAAAAAGCAAAAATTGAGAGAACCCGGGAAGAGGACTTCTCTTTTGTTGAAGATATGCACTGCCTGCTCTCCCTTGCGAAAAAGCAGACGATGACCCTTTCAAAAAAGAATGCGATAGGACTTCCGCTCCCCTCTACTGCTCTCTGCGAAGCTTTTGCTGGTAGCTGCAATAACCTGTCTACGGATAAGAGCGACTTCCTCCCCTACGTTCATCAACTGATCACAAAGCTCTGTCAGCTCAAGCTCGCCGATATCGTAGACGGACAGCTCTGCCCCCTAGAGTCTGCAAAAAGCTGGTTTACCCTAGACGCTGAAGCGCGCGCCATCTATCTCTACCGCCACCCTTTAAATCAGATCACCTCTGTGGATCTTCCCCCTTCTCTTGCAACCGACCGCCATGTGCGGGAGGCGGAAAAGAGCATCTCTCGCGTGCTGGACTCTGGATGGGTCTACTTCGACGATTTTATGAATGGAGTCTATGTGGCACTCAGCCCAACTTCTGCAATTACCCTAAAAAAAACGGGAAAGACTTGGAAGTATGCACTTCCTAGCTACTCACCAGAAGAGCTCGCTCTCATTAGAGCAGCGATCTTTGAAGGGCTCTTTTTCGCTGGAATGGTTGCAACTGGAACTCACGACGAGAAAGAGTGCTTCTGCGTTACCCCCTTTGGTCAGTCTATTTTTGGCAGCTAAAAAACCTCTCTATCACTTATGATATAGAGATATGGCACCAAAAAAAGAGGGAGACCTCGTATCCAATCGCAAAGCTTTTCACGACTATGAGATCTTAGAGACTTATGAAGCCGGCATCGTGCTTCTAGGCACCGAAATCAAGTCGCTTAGAGCTCATGGCGGCAGCCTGCAAGATGCGTATATCCTCGTCTCCAACTCTACTGTCATCCTTAAAAACGCCTCAATCTCCCCCTATAAGTATGGCGGCGTCTTTAATCACGAAGAGAAACGCGAGAGAAAACTACTTCTACATAAAAGAGAGATCGCCAAACTAAAAGAGTTTTCTGATCTAAAAGGATTTGCACTTATCCCACTCGCTATCTATCTCAAAAATGGAATCGCTAAAGTCAAGGTCGGCTGCGCCCGTGGAAAGCGCGCATATGATAAGCGCGCCTCAATTAAGGAGCGCGAACATAAAAAGTCGATCGACAGAGCAATGAAAAATCAGCTATGATTTCTGCAAAGCAAGGAGACCTCACATGAAAGTTATCATCTCTAGACTCGAACTTGTTTCGCTAATTGGAAAGATCCAGAATGTCGTCTCTCCAAGACCTGTTATCCCTATTCTCGCCAACGTCTTAATCGAGGCTCAGGCGGACCAGATTATCCTCAGCACAACCGACCTCACAGTTAGCATGCGCGCTTTTGCTAGCGCCAAAGTTGTTCAAGAGGGCGGCATCACTCTTCCTGCAAAACGCTTCTTTCAACTCGTGCGCGAGCTCACAACGCCTCAGATTGAGATCCATGCAGAAACCCCCGAAACAGCCTTCATCAATGCAGGCAGCTCACACTTTAAAATTCAAGGCATGCATAAGGCTGAATTCCCCTCGCTCCCCGATCTTGCAGATGGGGTTCACTTAGCAATTGGAGCCGATAAGTTTAAAGAGATGCTCGCCCGTACAGCCTTTTCTGCAGCGCGTGACGACAGCCGCCAGGTATTAAATGGGATTCTCTTTTCTAAAACAGAAGGAGAGGCCACATGCATCGGCACAGATGGCAAACGCTTAGCGAAGATTCAGATTCCTATCGAGAATGGCACATCCTCACCTCGCCCCTATCTCGTTCCTTTAAAAGCCGTAGAAGAGATGATTAAAATTCTCGATACGAAAGAGGAGAAGTGCAACCTCACCTTCATGCCTGATAAGATCGCTTTAGAAACTGGCAGTACAACGCTGATTACGAAACTTCTGGCTGGCCAGTTCCCAGACGTAACGCGCGTGATTCCCGAAAAGCGCCCAAATCCTATCAATTTGCATCGCGAAGAGCTCATCTCACTGCTAAGACAGGTCTCTCTCTTTACAACAGAGGCGAGCAGCTCTGTGCGCTTCACTTTTTCCGATGGCGCGCTCCACCTCTCTGCAACCAGCGGCGAGATTGGAGAAGGGGTTGTCAGCATGCCAGTCAACTATGGCGGAGAGAAGCTTGAGATCGCATTTAATCCCCACTACTTCTTAGATATTCTAAGACATAGTAAGGATGAGACCGTCCAGTTCTCTATTAGTAATGCGCACAATCCAGGCCTAATTACAGACTCTTCAAATGCATCATTTGTTCTGATGCCTATGCGTCTAGATGCGAATTGAAAAAGTCGTCTTGTGGCACTTTCGCAACTACGAGAGTGTCACATTCTCCTTTAAACCCGAGGTTAACTTAATCCGCGGTGAAAACGCGCAAGGAAAGACCAATCTTTTAGAGGCGCTCTTCTTTCTCTGCACTGGCAAGTCTTTTCGCACACATCATCTTGCCGATTTTATCCCCTACGGAAAGCCTTTTTTTCATGTAGAAACGCACTATGTTAAAGATGGCGTCTCTGGAACGATTAAGGCCTCATTTGATGGGCAGACGCGCAAGCTCTATCATAATAGCACTCCCTTCTCCTCCTTCTCACACCTACTTGGCCTGATCCCCATCGTTTTGATCTCTCCTCAAGATCTCGCTCTTGTCGCTGGCACACCAACAGACCGCCGGAGGTTCATCGACATGCACCTTGCTCAAAGCGATCCTCTCTATGTTCACCATCTAGGTCGCTACCTGAAGGCCGTTAAGCAGCGCAATGCCCTTTTAAAACAGAATAAAGAAGAGTCGCTTGAAGCCTGGGAAAGAGTCTTGGCCACTTCTGCCTCATACATTCTCGAAAGAAGAAGCGCTTGCTTAAAACAGCTCCTACCCATCGCGCAAGCCTCTCTTCTACAGCTTACAGATGGAGCCGACGAGCTCGATCTCCACTACCAGCCAACTCTTCCTGAAGAGTGTCCTTGGGAGCCAGAAGCGATCTATAACGAGCTGCGCAAGAGCCGAAGAAGAGAGCTCGCAGCAGGAATGACCCTCATTGGCCCCCACAGAGATGATCTACTAATCTTAATTAACGGGAAGGAAGCGAAGAGCTTTGCAAGCGAAGGACAGAAAAGAGGAGCGGTCACCGCATTAAGACTCTCAGAATGGCAGAGTTTAAAAGAGAACACGGGCTACGCCCCTCTGCTTGGCATCGACGACTTCGGCATCCATCTCGATGCGAAGCGCTATGCGCTCGTCCAGCAGCAGATCCAAGGCCTCGGTCAGGTCTTTCTTACGACACCCAATCCCACCGATCCCACCTTCCTCTGTAACGCCACGATCCTCATCCACTCCGGCTCAGAAATCAGCGTAGAAGGCGCGCTTCCATAAACACAGAAAACCGGATTTAGCCGCGGCAGCGGCGATAGGCGCTAGCCCCGCGTGTAGCGAAGCGGAACGTGGGGAACATCGAACCCCTAAATACAAAAGAGCCGCGGTAGCGGCGAAAGAGATTTGTGTCGCCGCTACCGCGGCTTTTTGATAGGGGAATCTACTTTCCCCACGTTCCGCTTCGCTACACGCGGGGCTAGCGCCTGACATCGCTTCCGCGATTAAGAAAGAAAAAAATCTCAGGTTAGCGGAGCTGCTTTAGGAAGGCCTCGCCGATGGGGAAGTTTTTGCCATCTCCGCCGGTTCTTGCAGCGGCAAAGAGATCGATGAATTTTAAGGCGAGGACTTTTCCCAACTGGACTCCTTCCTGATCGAAAGAGTTGATATTCCAGATAAATCCCTGAAAAGCCACCTTGTGCTCATAAAGAGCAAGAAGAGCTCCGATTGTATAAGGATCGAGACGCTGCCCAAGCAGAATGTGGCTCGGCCGATTTCCGGGAAATACCTTATTGGGGTTTGGGCTCTTCTGCCCTTTTGCAAGGGCGACTGCCTGAGCAAATAGATTCGAAAGCAGCTTCTCTTGGCAGAAGGTCTCCTTATATAAGAGATCTTCACTGTACTGATTCATAAAGAAGCCGATAAACTCCATGGGCACCACAGTTGTGCCTTGATGGATCAGTTGATAGAAGGAGTGCTGTCCATTTGTACCGGGCTCTCCCCAGATGATCGGGCCCGTTTCAAAATTAACAGGCTTGCCCTCTTTATCGATTCTCTTCCCATTCGACTCCATGTCAAGCTGCTGAAGATGCGCTGGAAACCTTGAAAGCGCATGAGAGTAGGGAATGATCGCTGTGGTGGGATGATTTAAGAAGTTGCGGTTCCAAATCCCAAAGAGTGCAGAAAGTAGTGGAAGGTTTAGCCGCGGATCCTTTTCAAGCGCTGCCTTGTCCATCGCATTTGCGCCGCGCAAGAATTCAAGAAAACGGTCCATACCGAGGGCGAAAGCAAGAGCCACAGCTCCAACCATCGAAGTTACTGAGTAGCGTCCGCCAATGTAGTCCCAGATGTAAAACGAGGCGCGGTATTCAGAAGGGTTGTCCATCGGGCTCCCCTTGCCCGTTACAGCTAGAATGCGACTTCTTGGATCTATTCCCTCTTTTTTAAAGCGCTCGCGCACATACTGCTCGTTCGTCATCGTCTCTAGCGTCGATCCCGATTTTGAGACAACTACAACCAGAGTCTTTTGAAAGTCGACCTCCCTGAAGATCGCACTGCCTTCATCAGGATCGACGTTTGAGAGAAAGTGCACACGTCTGCCGGGTTTCTTAAAGGCATTCATCGCAACATAGATAGCCTTCGGACCTAGCTCCGAGCCTCCAATCCCAATCTGGATGAGGTCAGTAAATTCATTCTTCTTCTCAATCTCTTCCAAAAAGGCCTTTAACTTCTGGAGCTCATCATAGGCTAGCTTGGTCGCTTCCTGTGCAGCAGGAGAGCTATTTCTCTTTTCGAAAAAATCGCGCATGGCGGTATGAAGAGCTGGCCTATCTTCACTCTCTACTCCCCGAATTAAGTTCACATGCTCGCCGGCTTGCATCGCCTGCATCTTATCAACCGCTTGGGTCTCGTTAGCTAGATCTACAAGGGCATTTAGCGTCTTCTCATCGACGCGTTCAGTGGCGTAAAAGAGCTTAAAACCCACAGAGTCGAGGCGCATCGCCTCTATCCTTTTCGGAGATAGAGCCTCCTCTTGAGTTAAATCAAAAGGATTTTTTGACAATTCTTTAAGCGTTTGAACAGCTTTAAGTTCTCCAAAAGCAGGCATGCGTAATCTCCACTAGTGTATCACCATCCCTAGCATCTCATAAAAACCATTCTGACAACAAGAATTTTTCAAAACTTAAGCAGCTGACTTGCATAAAAGCTGCAACTTAGACTAGAATCGCCCCTGAATCGGAGCATAGCGCAGTTTGGCTAGCGCAACTGCTTTGGGAGCAGTGGGTCGGGGGTTCGAATCCCTCTGCTCCGATTCCTTTTCACTCTCCCCTTCCACTAAGTAGCGCTTTCCACAATTTTTCCGCCCGTAGCAGCAAACCCCTTCAGCATTCTCACGCCTTGTGGGCTAATGGCTTCGGGAATGGAGATGAGCGTTTCGATGCCATCCCACTCTTCAGTTAGGTGTAGCTCTGAGATCATGCGAAACGAAGCGTCTTGCTTTAATAGATAGGCCAGCGTCTCTTCAAGCTTCTCAATGATCTCGCAAGAGAGGCTCGCATCTTGTGGAATGATCAGCCCTATCTGAGCTGCAGGTTTATGCAAAGAGTTATATGCCGACTCTCCTATCCATCCTCCGATCGAAGAGCCTCTCTCCCAAGTTAAACCTCGAAGAGGAAGCGCGCATCCTTTAATTCCAAGATGCAGGTACTCAAAACGAGCCCTAGAAAATAGCAGGGATTGCAGAGCAAGACTCTTAATAGATTCAGTGTCGAACTGGCAGAAGGGGGCGACTTCAACTGGAAGGTAGGAGATCAATCTGTGCAAGAACTCTGCGAAGATGTTTGTTGAGAAGAGCTGCTTGGAAACTGGTTCAGAGAGAAGAGAGCCTTTTCTATATTGCGCATAGTGCTCTTCTAAGCCCGCATCCCAAACCAGTCTTTCAGTAGTGGTAAACGCACCTCGATAAAGAGAGACACCCAGGCTCTTCTCTTTAAAAGCTGGCCAGAGCTGCTGAGTAAACTGTTCAAGCGCGATTCCAAATGAGAAGAAGAGAGCCGGATCTGTAAGTATCAGAGCGCCCTCTTCCAGCCCAAGGTCCAGCTGCCAGAAGATCAGCGTGCCATTTTGGACAAACTCTTCCGCTTTCTCAATCTCCTCCTTCCATCTGAGTTCATCATTCAAACGCGCAGGCAGTAGAATAGAGATGGCGTTATGCTTCTCTTTATCAAATATTGATGAGTTCTCTGCTATGCGCAGGAAGAAGGGGTTGGCATCAAGAGAAAAACCGTGTTGAGAGCCCTCTATCATGCGCCTCGTTTAAATGAGAGGTAGTAGATAACTCTTCCCTTGCTGCGCCAGAGCGAGTCGAAGTAGGAGGCGCCATAATCTGGCCACTCGTGGGAGTAGTAGGGCTCTGGAAAGTTTGAAGTGAAAGCCGAATTCTGCAGCATCACCTCGCGAATCTGCATCGCGTAGGGCTGGTCGTCAGTAGCAAAAACGGCATCTCCACCAGTTTTAATAATGCGCGCAAGCTCTTGAGCAAATGGAGGCTGGATGAGTCTGTTCTTCGCATGTTTTGCTTTGGGCCAAGGATCAGGGAAGTTGATAAAGGTTCCATCCACGCTTTGAGAGAGGAGATAGTTGGAGCTGAATGTTAGCGCTTCACCGCAGATCACAAATAGATTGGGGTTAGGAAGAAGCACGCCTTTTGCCCAGATCTTACGTACACGCTCAAACTTCTGCTCGACTGCAACCCAGTGATCTTCTGATTGAACTCTTGCTTTTTGTGCAATCCACGCTCCATTGCCACTGCAGAACTCGATGAAGACTCTTCCCTCTCTTCCGAAGAGTTCAGGCTCATGCCAATTGGGAAACTTCCAATCTGAGTGCTGGTCGTAATGCTTCGGAACAAAGAGCACCCGATTGTGAATCGTAGGCCTCCTCTCTTCCCAAGAGAATGGGTACTTTAGATCTTTTCCTTTTGCAAGCATCGGATTACCAGTGGTAGAAGTGCAGAACATTCTACACCATTTCCAGTTTTGCTTGAATATTTCCTTACACGTTGTTATGTTCAGGAATTAATTTTTTGAACTCCATAGGAGAGCAATGAGACACAACCCTCTGCTACTGCTAGGCATACTAGCCGCTTTTTCTGCACCACTTTCTGCCGAAGAGATTGAAAGCTCACCCTTTCAACTTATTTCTATCACAAAAGAAGATCCGATGATCATCGATCAAGAGCTCCCTGAGATCGGCGAACTTCTCACCTTCGATCAGAGCTTCCCAGATACAAGCGACGCGGATATGCTCCAAACTGAGCAGGCAGCTGCCCACAAGTTTGAGGTCTCTCAATCGATAGAAAATACAGAAAACACTGGAGCTCTCTCCACCTCCCTCGAAGAGGAGGACTCCTTTGAGATCTCCGATTTAGAGCGTTCAGAGGTCTTCAGCAAGCCTGTTATTTCACAGATCGACAAGCAGGAGCTCTTTGAAGTTAAACCTACATTTACACAAAAAGAGAAGGCGCAAAAAGCGCTTACTGCAGCGGTCACTCCACCAGCCAAAACAGTGGCTCAGATTCCAGTTAGCATGCCAGTGCACACAGGCCCTATGCTTA
Above is a genomic segment from Chlamydiales bacterium containing:
- the smpB gene encoding SsrA-binding protein SmpB encodes the protein MAPKKEGDLVSNRKAFHDYEILETYEAGIVLLGTEIKSLRAHGGSLQDAYILVSNSTVILKNASISPYKYGGVFNHEEKRERKLLLHKREIAKLKEFSDLKGFALIPLAIYLKNGIAKVKVGCARGKRAYDKRASIKEREHKKSIDRAMKNQL
- the dnaN gene encoding DNA polymerase III subunit beta, with protein sequence MKVIISRLELVSLIGKIQNVVSPRPVIPILANVLIEAQADQIILSTTDLTVSMRAFASAKVVQEGGITLPAKRFFQLVRELTTPQIEIHAETPETAFINAGSSHFKIQGMHKAEFPSLPDLADGVHLAIGADKFKEMLARTAFSAARDDSRQVLNGILFSKTEGEATCIGTDGKRLAKIQIPIENGTSSPRPYLVPLKAVEEMIKILDTKEEKCNLTFMPDKIALETGSTTLITKLLAGQFPDVTRVIPEKRPNPINLHREELISLLRQVSLFTTEASSSVRFTFSDGALHLSATSGEIGEGVVSMPVNYGGEKLEIAFNPHYFLDILRHSKDETVQFSISNAHNPGLITDSSNASFVLMPMRLDAN
- a CDS encoding DNA replication/repair protein RecF; protein product: MRIEKVVLWHFRNYESVTFSFKPEVNLIRGENAQGKTNLLEALFFLCTGKSFRTHHLADFIPYGKPFFHVETHYVKDGVSGTIKASFDGQTRKLYHNSTPFSSFSHLLGLIPIVLISPQDLALVAGTPTDRRRFIDMHLAQSDPLYVHHLGRYLKAVKQRNALLKQNKEESLEAWERVLATSASYILERRSACLKQLLPIAQASLLQLTDGADELDLHYQPTLPEECPWEPEAIYNELRKSRRRELAAGMTLIGPHRDDLLILINGKEAKSFASEGQKRGAVTALRLSEWQSLKENTGYAPLLGIDDFGIHLDAKRYALVQQQIQGLGQVFLTTPNPTDPTFLCNATILIHSGSEISVEGALP
- a CDS encoding glucose-6-phosphate isomerase, yielding MPAFGELKAVQTLKELSKNPFDLTQEEALSPKRIEAMRLDSVGFKLFYATERVDEKTLNALVDLANETQAVDKMQAMQAGEHVNLIRGVESEDRPALHTAMRDFFEKRNSSPAAQEATKLAYDELQKLKAFLEEIEKKNEFTDLIQIGIGGSELGPKAIYVAMNAFKKPGRRVHFLSNVDPDEGSAIFREVDFQKTLVVVVSKSGSTLETMTNEQYVRERFKKEGIDPRSRILAVTGKGSPMDNPSEYRASFYIWDYIGGRYSVTSMVGAVALAFALGMDRFLEFLRGANAMDKAALEKDPRLNLPLLSALFGIWNRNFLNHPTTAIIPYSHALSRFPAHLQQLDMESNGKRIDKEGKPVNFETGPIIWGEPGTNGQHSFYQLIHQGTTVVPMEFIGFFMNQYSEDLLYKETFCQEKLLSNLFAQAVALAKGQKSPNPNKVFPGNRPSHILLGQRLDPYTIGALLALYEHKVAFQGFIWNINSFDQEGVQLGKVLALKFIDLFAAARTGGDGKNFPIGEAFLKQLR
- a CDS encoding tRNA (guanine(46)-N(7))-methyltransferase TrmB is translated as MFCTSTTGNPMLAKGKDLKYPFSWEERRPTIHNRVLFVPKHYDQHSDWKFPNWHEPELFGREGRVFIEFCSGNGAWIAQKARVQSEDHWVAVEQKFERVRKIWAKGVLLPNPNLFVICGEALTFSSNYLLSQSVDGTFINFPDPWPKAKHAKNRLIQPPFAQELARIIKTGGDAVFATDDQPYAMQIREVMLQNSAFTSNFPEPYYSHEWPDYGASYFDSLWRSKGRVIYYLSFKRGA